TTTAAACCTCCTTGATGACTTTCTCAGTGCTTTTACACCCAGTTTGTGCTCATATCCTATATAGTAACATGTGGACTTACAGCTGTTGAGACTGTAACTGTTTCTGTTGAGATAGATAATCAATCTGTTCCCATCAGAGCCGACCCCAGCTGTTGCAGTCCAGCCCACAAGACCCACAATCTCCGCTATCCAGGCCAACCCAGTGATGATGCTCAGTCCGGCTCTGTGGATCTTTGTGGGGCTGGCCACCGTGGGTTCCATCGTGGCCCTGGCTCTCTGGTTTGTCATATACAGACGACAGACCAGGATCAGCAGCACCTCAGGTAAGGACGGCAGATATTATTGATTCATATATttgttcaattttattttattttattcagtttaaatCTTGGGGGAGTTCATTCTCCGCACAGAGGCCTCATGCAGTTTTTAACATGTTCATGTGGCAGTGGGCATTTCTTTTACTGTAAGAGGGGGATCTGACATGCAGAGCGGGCATCTGAGAGTCGTGTGGAGGAAGCAGGGTTGCAGGCGGGCAGGTGATGAAGTGTGACGTTCATCACACTAGAAACTCCACAgtttctgttctcttcttcttaGGAGTCCCATGGGTCGACCACGCTCTCTTACCAGCTATTCTGGTTTCAACATACATCCGCTGGTTAGGCAGCAGGACAAGATATCCACACAACCTTGAAAACAcataaactgacaaaaagacATGCAGAGAGAAACTAACAGCAGAATATGTGATCAGCCTGCCTTTATATACAGCAACTCATTTGAATGGGTATCATGCTAGTGAAAGGCTGAATTAGACTGAAAATTTGCGTACTTTTGTACGTTCTATGATAAATATGCCACTTACAACCTGAGCACATTCTTGATTTGCAGGAATGCAGGCCATGTGCAGCCTTAAACCAATTGAATTAAGAGTAAATAAATCTCTAGGTAGAGGAGAAGCTATAGATTCACTTCATCAACAGGAAGATGCTCTGCAAGCTTCAGTCCTCACTGAGTAAACTGTCAATAGACCTTTATCCACAATGCAACCAGGAATGTAAAAAACTAGATTAGCAGTCTGGAGGTATTCAGCTTTGCCCAATTAGTTGTTGTGAAATGTCATTGTTTTACACGTGATGTAATGCTGGAGCCTGATACTCATCTTGTAATGTTTAAAAgtgattttcactttttcattttagttACAACACAGTCAACATCCTCTcaacattttgatataaaaacaatatgGCATTGCAAGGAAATCCTCTGATAAAAGTATTGTAACTAGTTATCTCTACTGTTGCTGCCACTCTTCCCCCACCATCATACAGAAATTTTACAAggtaacataaataaataaggattGTATATAGGTTAATAATTGTACTATTAATgtatgaatgaaagaaaaaaactctaATACATTCTGTTGCACTAAGGCAACAGAAAGTCTATTTGACCTTCACACCTCCCATTTgtaagtattttcatttttacacctTGTAATATTTGAAGACGGGTTTCCGATTAGTGTTATGAGGAGTTGAAGTGGGCgtaagtacagctgaggctgagcAGCATGACATCAGTGTTGAAGGTATTTGGTTGTAAACAATAAAGTATTGGATAAAATATCATTTTGACCagatgaccaaatacctgccaAATTAATAACATTACCATCAGCTTCAGGGAGTCGCCAGCATGGCTACAGACTCTTATCCtgttgtacagtatatatacctAAACTTAGGTGCAGAGTGCAGTTAGGCTACTTGTTAGGACATACAATGACGGTGATGTATTTTGGTGTAAAATGACCTTGGTTACatgagtgtgtttattttgttctgtttttgtattatattCAATTTGAATAAGCAGTGACTCTTGTGTTATTGTCATTTGTGTTGCAGAAGAGCCTGGACAGGAGCCTCTTCAGAAAACAGAGCCACCCGCCAAAATCTACCCACTGCCTTCAGAGATAAATGGTCAGGGAGAGATTTTGCAGAGAGCAGCTGGGAACCCTTCACCCTGTCCTCACCTGCACCTTGGAGACCAAACAAGCTTGAAGTGGGAGGAGGGTTTCACCGCTTGCAGGGGCCCCGCAAAGTATGCTGGGACAGAGGGGTGTGGTGAGCTGCCCACATGCAGCTCAATGAGGGAGCACAGGATCCCACTTCCTGCCACAGAGCTGGGTGGCACTGCCTTAGTTACAACTAAAACTGTGTAgggctgtgcatgtgtgtgtgtgtgtgtgtgtgtgtgtgtgtgtgtgtgtgtgtgtgtgtttgtgtgtgtgtgtgctttttccTTGCATGTACTCTAGATGTGTTCAGTGTGATGCGTTTACCTCCTTTTTTTAATCCAAATTTTGGATATCTTTATTATCTaccatgtttttatggttttaaatAATACTGGACTGTTTTCACAACTGTTTTGTTACTTTTCTGTTATGATGTAGATTGGTGTCCAATAATACTATGTAAGATTGTGTATAATTTAGTGAACTTTACTGCAAAGCGTAAGCAAAGAAACTGCTCTTATTTcaatcatttaataaaaaaaaaacagcacagaaagATTTCTGATGTTCTAAAAACAAGGAAGTACTGTTGTTTCTGATGTATTATGACAAGTACTGTTTGGATAAAGTTTAATTGTCTTTGCAGCACAAAAGGCTATTTACATGGTAAATAATTTTGTCAAAATTTCTCAATCAATGAGCTTTCTGCAGtcaacatataaacataaacagagaACTGTTCAAAGTAAAGTCAAGCAGATTAAATTCAATATCTTCCCTCATTGTTTGGTTTCCTCTCAGATGAACACTAGGAGATGATTTGTAAATTGGTTTCTTAATAGATCTCAAAGGAGTGATCTCACACTTAAATCCATGTTGTTGTGACTATGTGTGAGTAATCATTGTCCACAGAGCGGGAGTAGACAAAGGTTGTCATGTATGTTCtttcaaattacaaaaaaagcatGTGACATTAAAACcaagtccatttttatttttaaaaagttataaaggacaaatacacacaaaaacagttcCAGGTGCAATTTAAAGCCACAATTTGTAGATTTAGAAAATTTCTGACTTTGGCGCCCCTAAGTTTtagtatcaaaataaacactgtgGCAAAACAGCAACTGATAAACACATCATAGATTATGTCTCATTAAAAAGTGGTGTCTTCTTCCACACTTACAAAAAACATATCTAGTATGCACTCTGCAAATTACAGCGCCAGGTTTATTGTTTAGTCAAGTTCATTTTTAATCCCCATTATTAACAGGTTAAATGTAATGATGTACATTACAGCACAGTGACATTCAGGTgaaaatgttccactttctaTGACAGAAAATGTCGGGGTTTAGTGTCACTCACAATAAAAGAAGAGGGGCTTATTATTAACACTTTTTCTACCTCAACAAAATCCACCAAACATCTTGAATGATATATAACATTATCTAAGGGTGGATTTTAGACAAATTAATGTAAACTGTTCATTCTACTGAATGTGGCAGAGGGATGGTATTTCTTGAGGGTAAGTGAGTGAAGACTGGACATCAGGGGGATATACAGAGAACACATGAGTCTCACTTTTAATATGCCTGCTTGTTTCACTGTTGCTCCACTGTCACCCCAAGAGCTGTCCAAAGACCTCCAGCTGTGTTCATTCAGACAGGCACTGGCTACTTCTTGGCCGATATTATATGGGAAGCTCCTCTGTAATCACAGGTAGGTACTGGGGTCATCAGTGACAGCCAGGTGGAAGTACTCTGGTGGGCCGTCCCTCTGCAGGCTGCCGTTGGTGTCTCTCTGACGTATTCTGGTGGACAGTGTCTTCCTCTTTTTGAAGCTGTCGCTCCCATTTCCACGCTTCTCCAGACTGGACACGATCATTTCCGCCAGGTCCTGCTGGAGCCGCTGGAAGTTCTCCCTGAGACAGTGACACAGGGATTATTTTGGATTATGGATGTAAATATGTGAACTCAAACTGATGTAAATATGATAGAAGTGCCAAAGCCCTATTAAgctttctgtttcatttcacaaaCAGCTGATAAACACTTAAGACACTTAAGTCATACATTACGGTAGGTAATATTCAAATGAACTTGTGAATGttatatcaatataatatcaatattaatatacatATCATGTTTACCTTTATGCATAAAATCATGAGCTCAAGATGTACGCCTAGATTTTCTTACAGACCCCTAAAATCCTCATGTAGCtgaacacagtttaaatatgtcaaCAGTGAGCTGGGGGTAACTGTTGGGATCTGGGGCTGTCATAACAAAACCAGGAAGTGTATCTTTAAGCACTGTGATATGACGAATAAAGTGTTAGAGTTCTTGTGAAGTGTTTGGTGTTTTACTCACGCTGTTGGTGGTGTCGGCAGGTTGTATTTTCCCCCAGTCACCCCTGTTAACCAGTATGTCATCTCTTTGCCTTTACCCTGTGGGTCagacacacatggacacacacacacaggaaatgaaGGTAGTGTTAGCGCCTGGATGGATGAGCACATAAAGAGCCGAAGCAAACCCAGCTCACCTTCAGGTacgtctctcctctcttttcataCTCAAACTGGCAGTCTGTCCTCTTCAAGATGTTGatggtggactgactgacatgAATTCTCAGAGCTGGAAAGACGACATGAGAAAGAATCATCAGACTCAAACCAAGCTGGACCTAAAGCTCCAATattatgactgtgtgtgtgtgtgtgtgtgtgtgtgttgtgctgtcTTTTACGCAGGCCCGTGGACTCCATGCGTGAGGTGGTGTTGACTGTATCTCCGAAAAGACAGTAACGAGGCATCTTGTTCCCTACCACTCCTGCTGCACACGGTCctacatgcaaatacacacaaacatttaagtCTTACAATTCATTTACATCCActtaattgataaaaaaaataataataaatttacCCCCATGCATGTCTTGGAAGCGTCTTCATTTTTTAATGCCttactttttctattttctcagcTCTCACACATTtgattatttatctattttccATGTTTTGCACAAAACATGTATGATCATTTAGAACATCtatgataatgaaaaaaataaaagatgtgtTTGGTGTTGTCTGATTTATtattcagccactagatgtcagtaACATGATGACACACAAGAAGAGAAACTGAGTTATGAGCCTTCCTCTACTTGAGTCTTTACCTTTTATTTTGCAAGTAAGTGGTTGGCATTATAATGGTGCATTATTACCACCTCTACAGTCAGTTTATTTActctatttgtgttttcatacatACTTTTCAGTCATCTTTTTGAATTTGCCAATTCAATTTCAAATGTGTAAACACTGCACAAAGTGACAAgaaaaatattgcatttatatTGCCATAAAATATACTTATGCTAATTTTTGAGGGGAAGGTTATGGCCTGAACAGGAATCACATTAAATAAGACAAAATCGTTAGGAAAACTGTTGATTTTCTGTTACCTGAATGCACACCAATACGGATCCACAGAGGGATGCCAGGCAGGTGCTGCAACTCAAAGGTCCCTACGAATGCCAGGATGTCCAGCGCCATGTGGGCGATGTCCACTGCATGCCTGTCACCGTTGCGTCTGGGCAAACCTGAGGCAACCATATATGCATCCCCTATTGTCTCAACCTGAGAGACAATTCATGATTAGCCTTATTAATAAAAACTTTATCTGTATTCAATTAAGATGAAAAAAGTTATAATCGAcatacaacaagaaaaacagcagaaacatcacTAAGGTACCTTGTAGACATCATGGTGATCAAGGATGCTGTCAAAGCTCTTGTAGATGTTGTTGAGCATGTCAACCACCTCCATGGGGGTGCTGTAATGGCAGAGGGTGGTGAATCCCACAATGTCACTAAAATAAATGGTCACCTCTTCAAACAGCTCTGGCTCCACTCTGCCGGTCTCCTTCAGTGAACGCACCACCGGGCTGAGGAGacacagtggagagaaaaacagtgaTGTTAACTGATGGCttcaaattacattaaaattccTGTCAATTATATTTATGCTTAGGTATTAAGACATGTATATGcacatgcaaataaatacaaggTCAGGTGTTGGCCT
The genomic region above belongs to Thunnus albacares chromosome 17, fThuAlb1.1, whole genome shotgun sequence and contains:
- the LOC122966108 gene encoding uncharacterized protein LOC122966108 — encoded protein: MARKDCPAGKKWDNLVNTCVIITAETTPEPKPPTEPTPAVAVQPTRPTISAIQANPVMMLSPALWIFVGLATVGSIVALALWFVIYRRQTRISSTSEEPGQEPLQKTEPPAKIYPLPSEINGQGEILQRAAGNPSPCPHLHLGDQTSLKWEEGFTACRGPAKYAGTEGCGELPTCSSMREHRIPLPATELGGTALVTTKTV